The following are encoded together in the Rhizobium brockwellii genome:
- a CDS encoding ribonuclease activity regulator RraA, with amino-acid sequence MTHTSDITRPPKELIDALKEIGAATVAGTLGHMGFRNPHMVGPVPQNRGKSIVGPALTLQFMPQRPDLFNEGEYADPETQLHRHVLYHAQEGDVVVVDARGDMSSGVFGDMMSTYFKGRGGAGIVIDGCMRDRPNVEKLDLPLWLRGWTPNYHVQTSIYPNAVNVPIACGGVTVIPGDIIVADDDGVVVLPVAMASKVIEESQKHHDWEEFSRVKLMEGGSLQRYYPLHDDARGEYEEWRKTNRVENRS; translated from the coding sequence ATGACCCATACTTCCGATATTACGCGACCCCCCAAAGAGCTGATCGACGCACTGAAGGAAATCGGCGCCGCGACGGTTGCCGGCACGCTTGGCCACATGGGCTTCCGCAATCCGCACATGGTCGGTCCCGTGCCGCAGAACCGCGGGAAGTCGATCGTCGGGCCGGCGCTGACGCTCCAGTTCATGCCGCAGCGGCCAGACCTCTTCAACGAGGGAGAATATGCCGATCCGGAGACGCAGTTGCACCGGCACGTGCTCTATCACGCGCAGGAGGGCGATGTGGTCGTGGTCGACGCGCGCGGCGACATGAGCTCGGGCGTCTTTGGCGATATGATGTCGACCTATTTCAAAGGCAGAGGCGGCGCTGGCATCGTAATCGACGGGTGCATGCGTGATCGGCCCAATGTCGAGAAGCTAGATCTCCCCCTATGGCTACGAGGCTGGACTCCCAACTATCATGTGCAGACCAGCATCTATCCGAATGCGGTCAACGTTCCGATCGCCTGCGGCGGTGTCACGGTAATCCCCGGCGACATCATCGTCGCCGACGATGATGGGGTGGTGGTGCTTCCAGTCGCAATGGCCTCGAAGGTAATCGAAGAGTCGCAAAAGCACCACGATTGGGAGGAGTTCTCGCGAGTGAAGCTTATGGAGGGCGGGTCGTTGCAGCGCTACTATCCGCTGCATGACGATGCCCGCGGA